A part of Candidatus Deferrimicrobium borealis genomic DNA contains:
- a CDS encoding PTS system mannose/fructose/sorbose family transporter subunit IID, with the protein MTPPPALATRSRAAVWRRQFLLQGCWNYEGMQNVGFAYAILPALRDFYANRPEEALKAVKRHLEFFNTQPAMGALILGASVRLEERVAAGEADPRAVGTFKVGLMGSLGAIGDSFFWGALRPMASVAGALLALLHPLLGIAAMLLFYNGVHLVVRRHGFTAGMEGPEAVVGWLKRAALNVRTDDRKLLAAILAGAYAGVFAGRFFVQGGSAPQVLASLLLAAAAVHLFAVLFRKAVSPSEILSFLLFVGVLILWR; encoded by the coding sequence ATGACGCCGCCGCCGGCACTCGCGACGCGGTCCCGGGCCGCCGTCTGGCGGCGCCAGTTCCTCCTGCAGGGGTGCTGGAACTACGAGGGGATGCAGAACGTGGGATTCGCCTACGCCATCCTCCCGGCGCTGCGTGACTTCTACGCGAACCGCCCGGAGGAGGCGCTGAAGGCGGTGAAGCGACACCTCGAGTTTTTCAACACCCAGCCGGCGATGGGGGCGTTGATCCTCGGGGCGTCGGTCCGACTCGAGGAACGGGTGGCCGCGGGGGAGGCGGATCCGCGGGCCGTCGGTACGTTCAAGGTGGGGCTGATGGGGTCGCTGGGGGCGATCGGGGATTCCTTCTTCTGGGGCGCCCTGCGGCCGATGGCCTCGGTGGCGGGGGCCCTCCTTGCGCTGCTCCATCCCCTCCTGGGGATCGCCGCCATGCTGCTGTTCTACAACGGGGTCCACCTGGTGGTTCGCCGGCACGGTTTCACCGCCGGCATGGAGGGACCGGAGGCCGTGGTGGGTTGGCTCAAGCGGGCGGCGCTCAACGTTCGGACCGATGACCGGAAGCTGCTGGCGGCGATCCTCGCCGGGGCGTACGCCGGGGTCTTCGCGGGGCGATTCTTCGTTCAGGGAGGGAGCGCGCCCCAGGTGCTTGCGTCGCTCCTTCTCGCCGCCGCCGCTGTGCACCTGTTCGCCGTCCTGTTCCGGAAGGCGGTCTCGCCGTCGGAGATCCTGTCGTTCCTTCTCTTCGTGGGGGTGCTGATCCTGTGGCGGTGA
- a CDS encoding HPr family phosphocarrier protein: MSVEREFDILNRLGLHARAAAQLVRMANGFSSEIHVVKDGMEVNGKSIMGVLMLAAPKDTRILIRAIGLDAEEAVAAIGELIARKFGEE; this comes from the coding sequence GTGAGCGTGGAGCGAGAGTTCGACATCCTGAACCGGCTCGGCCTGCACGCCCGGGCCGCCGCGCAGCTGGTGCGCATGGCGAACGGGTTCTCGTCGGAGATCCACGTCGTGAAGGACGGGATGGAGGTCAACGGAAAGAGCATCATGGGCGTGCTGATGCTGGCGGCGCCGAAGGACACCAGAATACTGATCCGCGCGATCGGGCTGGATGCGGAAGAGGCTGTGGCTGCGATCGGGGAGCTGATCGCACGGAAGTTCGGGGAGGAGTAG